The nucleotide window CTTCGAAGTGGACAACGCAAGCCCTTTGAGCCCAAACAAAGCCCTGCGGAACGCAAAAAACAAGGAGGCTTTTTTTACAAAGCAATACGCGTCTTAAAAATCTTCGCTGTCTTCGCCCTCGTGAGCGGATTGGCCTACCTCAGCTTTTTCACTTCCCTCTTTGAAATCCAAAAAATCGAGGTCACAGGCAACGAGGCCACGGCAGCAGAGCAAAGCACGCTCAACGAAAGCTTACAAGAACATTTGGGCAGAAACCTACTCATCTTCAAAACAAGGGAATTGGAGCAAAAACTCTTCGAAGAATACCCTTATTTAAGAAAATTGAACGTGGGACGAGATTTCTTCCACACTCTAACCGTAAATTTAGAAACCTATGAAAACCTGGCCAACGTTCGTGTGGATTTTGAAAACGGCACTCAGCAGCTCTACGTGGTGAATGAACTGGGATTCGTATCGGGCACCGGCAGCAGCACCGAAAACTTGCCCACCTTGGTGATGGATGTCACAGGAACCGATTTGGACTGGACCGCACTCGAAACACTAGAAAGCGAAGAAAGCCCCGAGACCACAGAAGGTCCAGAACCCATAAAAGGCTTCCTCTTGAACCAAGAATTGATTGAAGCGGAAGTGCTTAAAAAATTGCTCAAAGCCACCGAGGATTTCGAGGGCAAATTCAACATGCAAATCCTGGAAATTCATTACTTGAAACAAGCCCGCGAACTCCATCTGGTCACTGAGCGTTATTTCACCGTATGGATCGACCTCACTCAAGACCCGGCCTTGCAACTGGCCAAATTGAAAAAAGCGCTGAGCACTCTCAATATTTACGAGGCCGACCTCGAATACATCGACTTGAGAATTTCTGGACAGAACGGCGAAAAAGTAATATACAAATCCCATGACTAACACGGAACAGCTCAGTAAAATCCTTCGCTTGATCCACGCAGCCGAAGCTTCTTTGAAGTCAGCCCGCGAACTGCTCGGAGAAATCTCGCCTGAAACGGTGACAAACGAACCTCGCCTGCAAGTGAGTGACGCCAAAAGTTACGACGCCGGTGAAAGTCAAATTGTGGAAGGCACTTTCGACGGTCAAGGCATGATCGGTCCAAACGACAAAAACTACCCTGTCCCCGCCAACTACGCCAGCAAATCCAAACTGGTGGAGGGCGACCGACTCAAGCTGACCATTTTGCCCAACGGCACCTTTTTGTACAAACAAATCGCACCCATCGATCGAGAATTTCTGCGTGGCACTTTGAACCGCGAAGACGGCCAATACAAGGTGGTGGCCAATGGAAAAAGCTACCGCGTGC belongs to Candidatus Peregrinibacteria bacterium and includes:
- a CDS encoding FtsQ-type POTRA domain-containing protein, encoding MGFFSSLLRGKPRTYSSNFSSYRSLRSGQRKPFEPKQSPAERKKQGGFFYKAIRVLKIFAVFALVSGLAYLSFFTSLFEIQKIEVTGNEATAAEQSTLNESLQEHLGRNLLIFKTRELEQKLFEEYPYLRKLNVGRDFFHTLTVNLETYENLANVRVDFENGTQQLYVVNELGFVSGTGSSTENLPTLVMDVTGTDLDWTALETLESEESPETTEGPEPIKGFLLNQELIEAEVLKKLLKATEDFEGKFNMQILEIHYLKQARELHLVTERYFTVWIDLTQDPALQLAKLKKALSTLNIYEADLEYIDLRISGQNGEKVIYKSHD